In Lactuca sativa cultivar Salinas chromosome 5, Lsat_Salinas_v11, whole genome shotgun sequence, the DNA window tattatcgtcttgcgatcacccttttatattttattccataaggtgattccagcaagcgtgggtttattccaatgctcaaaactagttcataagcactcatgaacgttgcagcaaccctttgctatgtctaacaccatttagacattctacacaccaattcatgacaatcttcattcatatctacttccaacatatgaacgattgtggaccatttgaacaattcgattattcctaataaactcaattattctggaagtcaaaacatgcaaagtgaaacaatagctaaacgattaacataagatagtaactttactcataaataaaactcctttatttattcatcaaatgtcaattacatttatctattacacgtttctaacactaactaatctatgctaatatcatccttcagcccaatactcctagcatgctgtaagtgcttaaccctactcagtcccttcgtaagcggatctgctgggttgtcttctgatgatatcctcttcactacgagttgtccttcttctacacgatgtctaatgaagtgatactttctgtcgatatgtcttgatctaccatgatccctcagttccttggtcaaggcaaccgcgccttcgttatcacaaaaaatctctactggctcctttatggcaggtacaactccaagatcaccgatgaagttctttagccatattgcctccttcgacgcttcgctcgctgcgatgtactctgattcgcacgttgaatcagccacggtttcttgcttggaactcttccatgtcactgctcctccattcagggtaaagacccagcctgactgcgaacgatagttgtccctgtcggtctgaaagctggcgtcactataccctcgcaccttcaagtcatcactcccttcgaggactaagaaccattccttcgtcctccgaaggtacttaaggatattcttcaccgcaatccaatgtgctttgccaggattcccttgatatctgctaaccatgctcaaagcgaaggctacatcagggcgagtacaagtcatagcgtacatgattgagccaactgcggaagcgtatggtactcggctcatttctgctatctcagcttcggtactcggactttgagtcttactcaatttggcattactttgtatcggtagttctcccttctttgagttttccatactaaaacgttttagtaccttatctaagtaagtattctgactaagtccaattagtctcttacttctttctctcactatccttattcccaaaatgtaagaagcctctccgaggtccttcatagcgaagcacttcccgagccaggactttacttcctgcagagtcggtatatcatttcctatgagtaatatgtcatcgacatatagaatgaggaagcttactatactcccactggctttgacatataaacaggattcgtcttcgcttcgtacaaatccaaactctttgactttctcatcgaagcaaagattccatctgcgagacgcttgcttaagtccataaatggacttctcaagcttacacactctattcggatactccggatccacaaacccttcgggttgagccatgtaaacatcctcagccaacttcccgttaaggaaagcggtcttgacatccatttgccaaatctcataatcatgaaatgcggcaatagctagcatcactctaatagatttaatcttcgcaactggtgagaaggtctcatcatagtcaactccgggagtttgagtaaagcccttcgcaaccaatcacgctttatatgtgtgtacttttccatccacgtcggtcttcttcttgaagatccatttgcacccaacggtcttacgtccgggcacataatcaaccaaattccagacttggttatcatacatggattggatctcgctatccattgcctctttccactttgcagactccgggcctgccatggcttccttatagctattaggttcatcaagatttattagtgtaccatcactaatatacgtgtcccctttggtagtaatatgaaaaccataaaactggggatgaactctaactctatcggaacgtctaagaggtaaggattcgtcaatcggttcaaccggagtttcctcctcgggttgagtgccagcggtagaggttccttcatctatcgactcttgaatctcttcaagttagatttgcctcccactgtctccttggcttatgagttctcgctctcggaaaactcctctccttgcaacgaagactacattgtccttcggtctatagaagagatatccaaaggatgtctgcgggtagccgatgaaaatacatcgctcacttcgaggttcaagcttgtcgtgagtatctcgtcttacgaaaacctcgcaaccccaaaccttgatatgtgccaacgagggagctttccctgtccacatctcgtgaggtgttttggcaaccttcttggtagggactcggttaaggatatgggcggcagtctctaaggcatacccccaaaaagagataggtagtgaagcatgactcatcatagagcgaaccatatccaataaggttcgattacgcctttctgccaccccattcaactgtggtgtcctaggaggcgtcaattgcgaagctattccacactccttgagataatcgtggaattcaagacttaggtactctcctcctcgatcggatcgaagcatcttgattttcctgcccaattgattctccacttcattcttgaactctttgaacttttcaaaggtttctgacttttgcttgattaagtagatatacccatatctactatagtcatcggtaaaagtcacatagaagcggttcccatccttcgtggttgatctaaatggtccacatacatcggtatgtattaagtccaatagaccttcacccctttcacatgtactcatgaagggtgacttagtcatctttccaagcaaacaagactcgcatgtgtcatcttccctaaggtcgaatgactccaacactccattcttttggagttgggctatgcgtttcttgttgacatgtccaagacgacaatgccacaaggatgctttatccatactagtggaagaatcaatattcaaaacatcatttcctaagttatcaacaatcataacagtttcatatattccattacatggtatagcttcaaagtaaaagacaccatttagataagctaaaatagaaccattctcattactaaaagaaaatctaaatccttgtctatacaaaccatgaaatgaaatgatgtttctagccatttctggcgaatagcaacaattgttcaaatctaaaactaaactattcctaagcactaaagaatacactccaatcttggtcacaggcgacgatcttctgttccccatgattagattgatccttccttgctccacatccctacttcttcttagtccctgcacattagaacaaatgtgataaccacaaccggtatcaagaacccaagaaatagcatgattagaatcgttagatttgattgtgtatatacctgcgaaagatggcttgatctttccctctttgattgcttgcaggtaatctgggcagcttctcttccaatgtcctatcttgtggcagtggtggcactctgcctccttcgggttagagcagggtttagcgggatcaactttggtcccactagaagaggcaccatctcgggctttcaccttgcgatagttctttgatgaagctttcctcttctttcccttcccttgaccaatagccaagacaggagcagcggtcggattgggagtaggtgcaacagacttgtccttgaagttgctctcagcgactctcaagagaccttggagtttacttagggtgacctcttctttgttcatgtggtaggtcatcctaaatcggttgtacatcggaggcaaagagtgaagcaccatgtcgatcgccaagtcttcaccgaagtcaacatttaacttgcgaaggcggtcgacatacctttgcatcttttgcaagtgcacggtaagagattctccatgacccatcttcacggaaatcatgttagtgaaaatctcatatcgctcttgtctcgcgttttggtggtacctctccaataagtcttggtgcatctcgtacgggtacatgtcctcgtaggacttttggaattcggagttcatggtagcgatcatgatgcaatgtaccttcgttgcatctcgctcatgagtttcaaaggcggtgatttcggctggagtagcgatttcggtgttgattttctcgagcttctcatcaaggacacactccttgtcctcatagcgagcaatggtgcgaatgtatcttatccattcgctaaagttcgttccatcgaaggtgaccttttggcaaaggctcatcaacgtgaaagaactagccgcagcgttgtttgcgttcgacatctacaattagaaaaaggacaaagatagattagaataagaatccctaattatcacccaataagaaaaattagggctaggatccaacaataacatttacatattagaaaagagatgccgtaatctaacatgcaaataaattgaaggtaagtgaatgacgattcactaattctccatcacaaaaacctaaactattagtcctaagtgtttttgagaattcctaggttcggatgagattcattgaaacttttcaatggcatgtttaaatctcgatatgcccctcttgtttgtgactgggataccgaggatcacaaagcgggtgtgagtaaccatgcaaattcacatggtgccttcattgtaacgatcacatattcgatgtgccggtaaaccacacacgctccatcgaactatgatatacaatgaatcaccctttgccaccttcgcttagaaccaattagtgtgccggtaaaccacacacgctccactaacatcttagcaaggtgcaaagtgtaatttcatgggattgcatcaattcacttttcctaaagtaactaggattgggaaattttttaaaatatgtgtagttactttatatttcttattatacttttaatgagaggatgaggttgccctatcctacccgttcggctaacgaccctccaccaatcaagcaagcggtgggtgtgagtgtacacccattaagcgccattttataggccgcaaccttatacccaccttatagattggcttcgtgaatgaggcctactaacggtaagactagcatttagtaatacatatatatattattctagtaatatcatattctatggttgtattttaaaaccttttaaaaactagggttttgaaatttaagttgtctaaattaaaacttttaatcacaaatataaatttcaaaactttgagggcaagtttttaaacattaaaaacatggaggatcaaataacaaataattccaattaacaattaatatcctaattatctatatttgatttattcaagatttctttttaagataattaccaaaataatcaaaataattaattaattatcatataaggaattaaatattttattataagataaatatcttcaactagatcaagattgcagttatatttatcatagaaacgaattaacattgatctaattagtttatggtaagttaagataagataaacacaaagaaatcccgaatctagccattcctgacgcctggactcgccgagtgcacaaagggactcgccgagtcaggcctactcgccgagtccactttgagactcgccgagtccatgactcaaaaacctaaaaatcgaattttacaggtttgtttcagttaatcaagcaacaatttacagaaaaccaagctaggctctgataccactgatgggtttttgccataagaactttcctatgtgcgcatgcaaaaccctaatgctcggatctaggctttctaataaacatgcattgaatccaagtcttctaatgactaattagtttaaataacaacattgaaacagatctagaatcatacctttgaattccttgttgatcttgaggtcttggagcttctagagtcacaaatgtcactcctctaatggcttacaaacaccaatagcaataagaatgatttaggagagaggagagggaaggaattcgaccagaggttccttgccttaggagatgtgtcgaattctctatgccatggggtctatttatacttgtagactccttaagggttacaacctaaaccctaattggataatcttctcttaaggctatccaaatccattcctagataaccctttggacgatttgagctatcctttagctcctagaattcgtccaaaccatatccaaatggatttacagtctaaagcttaactatcaaacaattgacagtttatacccctttatttaattaatctctttaagtcaccaaattaattctaattaattctttgacttatattaatcaaataacaatatattattcattatattattcccataatatattaataatatttactctctcttattaaatcatcctatcaagttgttatggtgaaggcaacccaaaaggaccatgcacaaccggatatagttacagccttagacactattccaacagtttttGCTCCACtaaaccattttgttgaggattaTAGGGTGTGGAAGTTTGATGAATAATGCCTTTTTGCTGATAGAACAGTTGACCTTCATTGCTTGAGCCTAATTCATAGGCATTATCTGAACGAATAACTTTGACCCTTTTTGAAAATTGAGTGTCAACAAACGCAACAAAACTTTTGATCAATGAAAAAGCATAGCTCTTATTAGTCAAAAAATGAATCCATGTATGTCTGCCGTAGTCATCAACAATAGTGAGAAAGTATTTGTATCCATCATGAGAAGTGTGTTTGTAAGGACCCCATACATCCACATGAACAATTTCAAATGATGTATTTGTATTAGTAACACTTTTTGGAAAGGGCAATTTATGTTGTTTGGCTTTAGCACAAATAGAACACATGTCAAGATTATGATTAGAATGTGAATTAGGAATGAGAGAAAGAGTTTGCAATTTTTGTCAGGAAGATGCCCAAATCGTCTATGCCATAACAAAGCATTACAATCTGATTTTATTACAGCTATATGAAAACAAGAAGGAAGAGGTAGAGTAAAAGACAAAGTAGATTTAAGAGAATTATGATCAAAAACATAAAGATCATTCACTCTTGTTCCGAAGAATTCCAAATGCAAATCTACTCTTCAACAAGGGGTCCTGCATTAAACAGAATCAGTAAAAAGAATCAAGGTTTGCAGTTGAGAGGTGAGTTTGGTTATCGAAAGTAAGTTGTATTTGAAGGAAGGTATATAAAAAACGCCATGAAGAATGATGGTGTCATGAAGTTTTACATCACCAATGAAGGTTACAGCAGTAGAATGACCATCAGGAAGACCAATCTGAATAGGCTGAACAAGTTTAGTCATGGATAGAAAAATAGAACTATTAGAACAAATGTTATCTGTTGCTCCAGTATCAATAATCCATGAATAATGAGGAGTCAATGACGAAGAAGATTTAGAAACATTTGCAACAAAAGAACTAAAAGAAAAGGATGTACCTCCATCATTCATAGAACCTTCTGTGATGGATGAATGAACTTGATTGAATGATGAGGTTTGATTAATGGAATTAGTATTCAAAAGTTGGAGCAAATGTTCATATTGTTCTTTTGAAATATTTGGAGCAGTGACAGTGGAAACATTGTGAACTGTAGGTTTAGGATCTTCTTTCTTGGATTTGGTGAATTTGAAACTAGCAGGAAATCCAATGAGTCTGTAACACTGTGATTTGGTATGACCAGATTTCTTACAATGGTTGCAGATCAATTGTTTCTTGAAAGTTGAAGAATCAACAGAAACATTCATAGCAATGGCATCTGGGTTGATAGAAGAGGTTGCAGTAATACCTCGTTGTCTTTCTTCCTGGATAATGAGAGAATACACAGTCGAAACTGATGGTAAGGGCTTCATCATTAGTATTTGACCACGGATGATCTTATAAGACTCATTAAGTCCCATTAACAGTTGAATGAGGAGTTGATCTTCAAGGAATTTATGAATTGCAGTAGTAGAATCACAGGAACATGGAGGAATTCCTTGAAAAATCCTTAATTCGTCTCAAATTTTGCTTAATTTGGTGAAATAAGCCGAAAAATCTTCAGATCCTTGTGAAATTGAATACAGCTGTTGTTGAATTTGGTAAAGTAGAGCCCCATCAGATTGAGCATAGCGATGATTAAGTTCATTCCAGATTTCGCTAGCAGTTTGAAGAAACAGAACACTATCAGCAATGTTCTTATGTAGAGAATTCAATATCCAGCTGATCACCATGGAATTAACTCGAAACCAATTAGAAAATGAAGGATCTGAATCAGAAGGTTTTGTGATTGAGCCATCGATGAATCCAATTTTGTTCTTAGCAGCTAAAGAGATCATCATTGATCTCTTCCATGAATTGAACCCAGCACCATTGAAAACAGAGGTAACAAGAACAGAATTTGGATTATCGGAAGAAGCAATGAAATAAGGACTGGTATGATCGATAGTTGGAGAAGAATTAGTACTTGATGAAGACATGATGATAAGAAAAGAAAATGAATGTAGGATGAATTGAAGAACAGATGAGaaatgaagatgaagatcaaaGAACCTAATCTGATACCATGTTGAGATGTTATGATTGAAAGAGAAAATTGTATTTGATTCTTATTATCTGAATGCTTAAGTTACAACTGAAAACTATACATGAATATATAACTGTCTATAACTACTTGTAACAGAAGATTTCATAgaaaagactaaaatgcccttaagGCTAAACAAACTCTAACGACTTAACGACTTATAATGgaaaagactaaaatgcccttaagGCTAAACAAACTCTAATGACTTAACGACTTATACTGTAACATAATCTAATACAAAGAACCATTTCAGTCACTTGGTTACAACCTAGACTTTGTAGTTTGTCCTCATTAAAATGAACATTAGATAAAACCAGTTAAACCGTTAACCATTCAAATCTATCCACATTACAACATGATGACTATAAGAACAGACTAGAACATGATGACTATAAGAACAGCATTCTAGTCGCCTTACagatatgcatgaaagaccacaCACATGTATATTCTCTCCAGAAAGTTGTCAATATTTATTCCACAGAGCTCTTTGTCTCAGTTTCAAGCATTGCCCCTGatacataagaaaatataaaacGACTTGCAAAGTCCAGAAAAAAAGGTTACGGTCTGTTTTTTGAGGACAACCAGAGAACTGTTTAAAGATTTTAGTAGAATAACGGTTGTAGTTATCTTcataataatttaaaataacatgatgtttgtctttttttttaaaacaatacgTTCTTTAGTTTAAAAAACATGTTTGGCCTCAGAAGGAAACCTATATATCAGTAGTAAATAACCATAATGAAGGACCTCGGATGGGTTTAGTGCCATAATTCTGGCGAAACATGTGCTTCATTGTTTCACGATAAGCTACAGTTCCAGTAACCACAGGTCTTCCCTGTGTTTCTGTGCTTTTTTCACTTCCCCCGAGAGTCTTGAAATGTCCTGAAACCAAAACAAGATTTGGGTTCATGAACCTCTATCCATATGTTGTCCTCTCTTTATGGGTTGTTATAATCTCTCTTGTTGTGCAAATATTGTGTACAGGTGTTTCTGGATTGAAAATTAACATGTCACTGCTTCATAATTAAGTAAGCAAAACTATGGCTTCTTTATTTCTCTTGATGAAATATTATGAACAAGAAAGAAAAAATACACTGAACTGGAAAATCAACAAAATGAAACCTCATCGAATTAGGTAATAGTGTTATAGCAAATGAAATGATCTGCAAACACCTAGATGAAAACATATTATTAGTGCTCAAAGATTAATTGAGTGAGTGTACCTGAACTTGGATTTGCTGGAAGACTCTTGGAACAAACATGCTCATTAGTAAGCAAAGGAGAATACAAATAGCAGTCGGCTTCAAGAAAGTCaacaactttttcaatcaatttctTGTTCCTCCCCCTAATTGGTAGAGCCACATCTCCATAGCCTCCTACAATAACAAGTAATATAAACCCCGATTTATACGGGAAAAGATTGTGTTTTTCGACTTATGGAACTAGAAGAATCGAAGGGACCATAGATGTAAAACTTACCTGCGAAAGTGGAGTAGAGCTGTTTTGGTGGAAGCAAATCAAAGGTGGGTTGAGGAGAAACCAAAGGGTTATACATATAAGAATCAGAAATAAGGTAGGAGACAACTTGATTCATGAACAAATCTTTTGTGGTGTGTTTCTTGTGTTTGTGCTTACGAATGATTGTGCGTTTAATGGGTTTTTGCTTACTGATTCGTACGGGTGAAGATGTTGGGATTACATGCTTCTCCAATGTTGCCAAAGTTGTGGGTATAAAAGAAGTAATTCTTTTCATTTCTTCGCAGAGGGGTTTGtcgtgtgtgtctgtgtgtgggTTTTGGtttcttttcatttcttgtattaGGATCAACAAGGAAGAAGGTACCGTTAATGACGTGGGTGGATAGGTGTTTTGGTGGCGACACGTGGTTCTTAAAGTCTTAAATTACACGTGTAGCTTTGTAAGATGGCAGCTGTTCTGTTCGACGGTGGAAGACTCTGgagcatattatatatatatatattactttgaTTTGATAATAAGTATTGTAGTTGGGCCATGAAAtgcattattattatattattataaataatactatacatattatagaCTAGGTGTAAGACTCGAAaatacacgggtttattaaaaataaaaatttaatatcaatatttaaacattaaatttaatatcaatatcagttttagagctctcattaattatgacatttattacattataaatatatcaattctttttcaaggaagcatttatttctctcaatattataaccgaaataaattatgatatgtgaacaaatcagaaaattacatgtggaa includes these proteins:
- the LOC111885243 gene encoding uncharacterized protein LOC111885243 isoform X1, whose amino-acid sequence is MKRITSFIPTTLATLEKHVIPTSSPVRISKQKPIKRTIIRKHKHKKHTTKDLFMNQVVSYLISDSYMYNPLVSPQPTFDLLPPKQLYSTFAGGYGDVALPIRGRNKKLIEKVVDFLEADCYLYSPLLTNEHVCSKSLPANPSSGHFKTLGGSEKSTETQGRPVVTGTVAYRETMKHMFRQNYGTKPIRGAMLETETKSSVE
- the LOC111885243 gene encoding uncharacterized protein LOC111885243 isoform X3, translated to MKRITSFIPTTLATLEKHVIPTSSPVRISKQKPIKRTIIRKHKHKKHTTKDLFMNQVVSYLISDSYMYNPLVSPQPTFDLLPPKQLYSTFAGGYGDVALPIRGRNKKLIEKVVDFLEADCYLYSPLLTNEHVCSKSLPANPSSGHFKTLGGSEKSTETQGRPVVTGTVAYRETMKHMFRQNYGTKPIRGPSLWGNA
- the LOC111885243 gene encoding uncharacterized protein LOC111885243 isoform X2, whose product is MKRITSFIPTTLATLEKHVIPTSSPVRISKQKPIKRTIIRKHKHKKHTTKDLFMNQVVSYLISDSYMYNPLVSPQPTFDLLPPKQLYSTFAGGYGDVALPIRGRNKKLIEKVVDFLEADCYLYSPLLTNEHVCSKSLPANPSSGHFKTLGGSEKSTETQGRPVVTGTVAYRETMKHMFRQNYGTKPIRGPSLWLFTTDI